The Thamnophis elegans isolate rThaEle1 chromosome Z, rThaEle1.pri, whole genome shotgun sequence DNA window CTTTTTCAACAATAAGAGGGAAAGTTTTATGTCATTTTTAGAAAGCAGTCTCCCATCAAGTACAAACCTCTATTCCCTCTAGGAGAGTTTGGCCACAAAATGAGATGCAATTGATTGCATCTATGAACTCTGACATCTcagtactttatttattttatttatttagtttgtcactcatgtacaacataacaggaataagaataaacatgagtaaaaacacaggaaatgggtacaaataaatgggaagatTACTTTTTTCAATATTGTGGAACAAGATTTTCAACAATAACAATTTgatgttttaaattgaaaagacATTAAGAAATATTCCAAATAGCCATTTCTTTTATTGATGCACAGATAATTTGAAATGGCAGCTGATGCTAATTTTCCTAGTATCTAATTTTCATGTAGTTAAACAACTATCTGAAGTTTAAGAGAATCTCTTTTGAAGGTTTattatcttttttcccctcatgagtcaagtagaacaaaataaaattgattttgttTCCTTCCTGGAACATGTTTCATCACTTTGAATTCTCTTTCACTTTTACcttttaagacaggggtgtcaaacccctTTAAGAAGGGCTATCAAATAaaagtcatcacatgatgtatcatgactttgcTAAATGGGAATGGGCATGGCTACCGCATGGTGCATTCAGCCCATcggatgcaagtttgacacctctgttttaAGAAATCCTACCATCTATTCTTCCAACCACAGTGAGGGGAACAGCTGAAAACTGTGTTAATTAAACTAAAATCATTAAATTGAGTGGAAAATTAAAACATTCTTgagaataaaaaggaaacaggATGAAAAGAACTTCAATAAATCCATAGAAACCCAATTGATGTCCAGTAGAATAAGGTGCACAATAAAACCATAGAAACCAGAGTCATCTGTGGTGAGAGTGCAAACAAGTTGATAGAGCATTGTAATTATCCAAGCCATCCATTTTTTTAGGGTGCATTACATTGCCTGCATAGGCtgcaaataaaaatctaaaacaagGTTTATACAATGAGTTATAAACACAAAGAGAACTATAAAATACCTAGAGTACAACAGTACAGTAaattgatatgataaataaatcaatatgaaAACTCacagaagaagaagcaaagaaaataagCTTTAGAAAGAGAGTTTATATAAACTCTCTTTCTAAATCTGACACAGATTTTAGAAAATCAATGTACATATAGATTGTTTTCTGGGTTAATAACTGCTGCTCTCTGCAATGAATTGTTCCCTGCAATAAGGTAAGGATAGAATTTCTTCTGCGATAATGGTCACTAGCACTTCCCCAGTAGAATGCTTTAAAGTTCATATGGCAAAGCACAAAGAAATAGTTTTCAGTCTTTTCATATTTCACTATTTTTTACTCAAGTACAAAAAAAGTAAAGCATAAAGTAAATCTAAAAATTTTAAGGAACATACAAAGTAAGATACAAGAATAAACAGATCCCTAGAGGCAGATTGTAGGATGGCTGACTTTCTCTCTATGTATTTTTTTCGGTAGTTATCACTGGGAcgaatgaaaaaggaagaaaagctgAACATCCCAGAGGCAGGGAAGGGAATATATTGGGAAGTacaatatgtatgtgtatatatatatatatatatatatatatatatatatatatatatatatatatatatatatatatatatatatatatatatatatatatatatatatatatatatatacacatacatacatacatacatattgtatgtatatgtgtatatatatatatatatatatatatatatatatatatatatatatatatacatacatattaagtacatattaagtatatatatatgttatatttatgctgataaataaataaagggagactagtatagatctatttcaagctatttagctctcatcagctagccatacccaagtttttgggaatcgaacctgtgctctattgcctcccagtcagggagttaaccatttgggCTACAGAgagcgactcctttatcagccagtcagggtgggaggtatatacttaaagtcacaacccctggtatgcccaagtgtgggaggaaggtcacacttccactctctgtcattaggctcgtcataagagtccatccagacagaaacccaatattttttactgttgcctttttttgttacatttgttatatttatgctgataaataaataaagggagactagtatagatctatttcaagctatttagctctcatcagctagccatacccaagtttttgggaatcgaacctgtgctctattgcctcccagtcagggagttaaccatttgagctacagagagcgactcctttatcagccagccagggtgggaggtatatacttaaagtcacaacccctggtatgcccaagtgtgggaggaaggtcacacttccactctctgtcattaggctcgtcataagagtccatccagacagaaacccaatattttttactgttgcctttttttgttacatttgttatatttatgctgataaataaataaagggagactagtatagatctatttcaagctatttagctctcatcagctagccatacccaagtttttgggaatcgaacctgtgctctattgcctcccagtcagggagttaaccatttgagctacagagagcgactcctttatcagccagccagggtgggaggtatatatttatatgtgtgtgtatgtgtgtgtgtgtgtgtgtgtgtgtgtatgtgtgtgtgtgtatatgtatatatgtatatatgtatgtatgtgtatgtatgtatgtatgtatgtatgtatgtgtatatatatatgtatgtatgtatgtatgtgtatgtatgtgtatgtatatatatatatacatacatatatatatatatatatacatatatatatgtgtgtgtgtgtgtgtgtgtgtgtgtgtgtatatatatatatatatatatatatatatatatatatatatatatatatatatatatatatatatatatatatatatatatatatatatatatatatatatatataaagttacaacccccggtatgcctttatttattcatcagcacaaatacaacatatatatatatataacctctGCTAATGTAAGAGGCAAAACTGGCTGAGccagaggaagaagggagaagtCAAATGGGGAATTAGTCAGGAATCCCAATCCAATCCTGTTGGACCTTATCAAGTCTCACCCAAGTGCCAACCATCAGTTTGAGAACCTTCTTTTGTAGAGGCTTAATCAATAAAATAGCTGAATGAGCTCTTAATGTCTGGGTCTGGTTATTGGTCATGACAGCTAAGTAggtagaaagaaaaacagcaatgTCTATAGGTAAGAGTGATCACATTGGCAACATCAGTATAGCACTATTAGGATGCAAGAACCACTCCTGTTACATGTACACTAAAATCTCCCATTTATACATGAAAGGGATATTGTTTCAAAGGATTGCAACTTTCTTTTTATTGGATGCATAGATTTGGTTTTCTGCAACTCTCTGTAGGATGGATAGAATTCATTATTTCTCAAGGACATTTCAGTAAGGTATCATTCTTAATACAAATCTGTATATCTTCCTTTGTCTGTGTATTAGAGCAGAGAACATGTTTTATATTGTATGAAATTGTAAGAGTtttgaaatcttatttttatcattattatttttatcttcatTAGAAACATGTATCATACTAATTTAATTTCTTGAATTTTCATTTCTCTTGACTACTAATAGGTTGTGCGATACAGTATCACTTCATACAACCTTTTCACCCTATCAGGTGTTTGGTTTTGCCGAAGCTTTTCTAAGGGAAATAATAAATAGTCTAAGCTAAAGATACTAAAAATCTGTTTGATACAGAAGTTAAAGCATTGGGGAACTATAAAACAGGACTACAGTTCTGACATTGGAATGTAGCCAGCTGGATGTCTTTGAACCAGTCCCCCAACTCAGTCCTTAAAGGAAGCCATAGCAAATCCCTTCCAAAAAAAAGTTGCACAGAAAAGAGAATTGTTCAGGCAGTCAATTGGTGCAAAATATCAAACTTAGGGAATAAATGATTAATTAAAGAGGGAAATGCAATTGAGGCCTATGTACTATTAGAAAAGCCAAGGCCTTGACTAGCCATATTACAGTCCAGTATTAGAGGGAAGGTATTTTAtacaggaaaggaaagagaaaactaACGCACATCATTTAAGACTGCTCTGGATTTGAGATATTTCCCTCTTTCACATTACACCCTAAGCCTCACTTCACTAAACATCAGGAATTATCAACCTGTGGAATGCCAGTACTGGCAGACATCCATATTTATCATCTGTAGAGTGCATTGAAAGTAATTTAGAATGCAGGACATTTATTAAGCAACATATAGAGTTccatggttcttcttttttgagaTTTTGGATTTGCTTTCATATCAACAGTGACTTTCTATCTTAATTCTGTATtcatagaaattaaaaaaaacaaaacagaaaattcaGAACTGTGAACacaatataaatcatattaaaataatttgtcaAAATCCCCACAGTTTGGAAAGAGCatgtttgatatttttatttcgCATGCTATAGATGATTGGGTTGAGCAAGGGTGGAAGGAGGGAATATAGAGCAGTCAACCCAAAATCTAAGTAAGATTGTGTGTTAGGGGGAGGCCTCCCATAGGCAAAACATGAACTTAAAAATAACATAGAGACAACTGTAAGGTGGGGGATACATGTGGATAAGGCTTTTTGTCTTCCTTGATCAGAAGGGATTCTTAACACTGCCTTAAAGATCACTGTGTAAGATccaataataaaactaaaacaacCTAGTGCACCAATGATACTGGCCATAACAATTCCAACCTCAAGTAGATTTAAACCAGAGCAGGATAATTTTAGCAATTTTGGACTTTCACAGAAGAATTGATTGACTACATTAGAACAAAAAAGGATGGAAAAGGTGCCAATGGTATGCAACATTCCATACAGAAGTCCAACAATCCACACTAAAATTATTATTTCAGTGCAGGCTTTCCAATTCATCACTGTCTCATAGTGCAATGGATGGCAAATGGCGACATACCGATCATATGCCATGGCAGTCAGAAGGAAGAAATCAGAAGctccaaaggaaagaaagagaaaaacttgAGCAACACATCCAAAGTAAGAAATGTGTCTGATATCCATGAGAGAATTGATCATGGATTTGGGGACAATGACTGAAACAATGCCCAGGTCTTGCAAAGCCAAATTCATGAGAAAGAAGTACATGGGGCTGTGCAGTTGAGTGTCAAAAGCTACTGCAGAGATAATGAGAAGATTTGCTGTTACAGTTGCAAGATATAAcacaaagaacaagaagaaatgcaAAAGCTGCAGATGCCATTTTTTTGAGAATTCCAGGAGCAAAAAGTAAGATACTGTGGTTTGATTCTCCATATGTCATTTAGGACAAACCTGCAGGGCATAACTGCAAGAAAGCAGAAGAGAGAGATGAAGTTAGATACATTTTAGTTAATTGACAATTTGATATGTAGTGggaacagaaaacaaaaagaatcaTAAAGCGTGGATGAAATGAACAGAGAATTAGACAATAGACTATATATTCCTCCTTCCATTTCCTTCACCTCCTGTCCTGATCAAAAAGGTAACCTAGGATTAGAAAAACCCTATTCAAATCTATTTTTAACAGTGAAAGAATATAGGAAATATTTGTTATGATCACAATCCCTTAAATGAAAGTTCAGTTTTAAAAAAGCAGTCTCTCTTTCAATACACATCTATATTCCCTCTACGAGGCTTTCAATACAAAATGATGCAACCCAGTCAAAATATCATAAACAACCTATTATGGCTCTGAAATACACAACCTATTATGGCTCTGAAATCCTACAcataaaattttttttaaatgtgaaccTATGTtttcaatgtttaaaaataaataataaaaaagaaatttagaaatattaccattcatttcttttcacgatatccatggaaattgtgaaatgACTTTTTGGATGAAAATCTTCCTATTAGTAAATGGTTTACCTAttcaatttcatttcaaaatcatttaCATATGTGAAGATGTGAtacaatttttttgcaaattatagaGTAAAAGGTAACattaatacaaatataaatatctcTCCGGATTGGAGTCAGATTCATAAAATCTTAGAATTATGTATAAGGTTCCTATTTTTAATAATGTTAAAAATTGTCTTTCCTAAATAGCTTATTAGAACACTACCTTATGCAATTATTTAATTCAATTATCTTAATTATGGAAGAGTTATAAAGCTAACCTTGTTATTACACACAAAAGATATTGAAATACTGTAAGTACCAATTTGCTCCTTTTCTGTTCAACTTTCAATTCATGTGATTTATTTGAGACTATAGATTATTTATTCTATGCTTTAAAAGAGTGTTAAGTATCTTACCATTAAGTCAATGCTATCCCACTAATTTTCATGTAGTGGAACATCTACAGTATCTATAGAGATTTCTATTCCAAATGTTTATTAATAACTGTTTTGTTTCCCTCAAGAGACTTGTATGCAAAACTGACTTCTGCATGCTTCTTGACATAAttagcaaacaaaaataaaactgatttcTCTGAGCTTATTAATGTAATTGTTAATTAAGAACGCAATAGATTCCCCCCAAAGGATCCAGGACTCGTTATTATATTGCATAATTATATCTGAGCTTTGTAATAGAATTTGAGCTACAGTCATATCAGCAAAACAAATTATGAGATGAAAAACATGAATGAGGTGAGAAGAGTTCCCTGAACTATGTTGCATCACTTCTGATTCTCTTTCACCTCCAGCTTTCCTCTAAAAACCTTTTCTTGCTCTTATTATACAAATGATTCTGAAACACAACATGCCTTAATATGATGCATAGTTGAAAAGCTATGCAGAAACAATATCAAAAATGATCTTTACACTGAAGAAATGAGAAAAGCATAAAAATGTCTCAAGTTAATTCTCTTCTGTAtaaaagggagggaaaagaaaacacaatCAATTTTCGTGACCATAAAGGTATAATTCCAGGTAATTGACACCTCCTCAAATTCAGAATAAGATACTCTCTTACAGCGTGAGTAACAATATGGCATAATTGTAAGGCAGAGTTATGGCAATGCACgtgaacattttgtattgaggaaTTTACTGACATATTTTgattttccaaattaaaaagGTCTAAATGTTTACAGTCCATTCTGAGCTAACCTGCTTGTTTTCCCCTCTTACTTACTGAACAAGGGGGTGGGGAAACTTTACAAAACTCCAAACTTCTTGTTTTCTATATAAGTCTCATATTTTCAGTTTCCATCCCAGAGCCCTGAATATCTCAAGAGGGAGTGGCCATTGAAAGACTTTGGAAAGACTCATTTGACTATGCTACAAAAAAATATGAATACAATGTTTATGAATTAGAAAACAATATCTATACAAGTTAGATAAATTTTGAAGGAGTTTATTGATTTAAGCACAGCAGAATAATAACTATAACTGTAAATTTTAATGTGGACAAGAAATATCAAGGCAAGAAAACAAGAAGGAAACATGAAATACaggaatataaatatagaaaataatgtcATATTACTTTAGCTGAAAGCCCCTCACCCCAAAAAACTGATATTATCTAGAAGATTCCAGTATGCATAGGGCACCTTCccaaaatattattatattaaatatgttGGATAGATGGTGTCATAAGTAACATAAGCCTTTAGTATACCATATTAGCAACTAGGATGAAACAGCTCTaagaaaattttaataaaatatcctTCTGAAGTACATCTATTTATACACATTTTTGAGCTGTCAGAAAATAGAGCATATCTTATTTCTTCCAAATGACATTATATTGCATGTTACTGTCAGCTTATATTAAGGTCTATTATAATTATGAAACTGATTTTTCATATTGTTATGCTTATAAAAGTGTTGTAATAGGTGAAAAACAATCAAGTGAGATGATTTCTCTGGcacatatttcatcatttgtgatAACAATAAATTGTTGTATCTTCTAATTGGAAATCTTGGGAGTAGATGTTGTCCATTGGTGcaatgtgtgtgtatttgtgttatTTTATGAGATAGATAAATGGGAATGTTTTTCTCAGGCGCCCTAGTATTTatttagcaaaataaaaatacataataagctctaaatctaataaacaatAGATTCCTAAACATATATTTAATCAAATATATAATtaaacagaagggaaaaaaacagaggtgggtttcagctggccTGGTCCTCTACATACGTACCGGTTGAAAGAATTTTGCATCCGTTCCCGTACTGGGGCTTCTGGAGGCCCAGAACTGGAACTGTCCCTCCCCTAGCCTGCTCCCCTGCTCACTCCCCCCGCCTGCCCAGTCAccaattgctctctctctctcacactctctgcTTGTCAGCATGATGCTTGACCTGCCCACCCACTTCTTTTGCTGGAGCAGAGGACTTGGTTTTGGAAGTGGGTGGACGGGGCAAGCTACTGCTAGGGAttgcctttcctccctttctaatgcatggatttctctGCACCCTATTAGAAACCATGTGGCTGTTGAAGAGAGGGAAGTGTGcacgggcttcttccaacagccgaggaAGGACAGGAGCAGAGgatttggctgttggaagaagcctgcACAGTAtacgcttccttctctttgacagctgcataGTTTCCAAAGGGATGTGGAGAAATCCATGTgttagagagggagaaaaggctGAGCTTCTTCAAGGGAtggcaaagagaaggaagcacacATGGACTTCATCCAACAGCCAAGGAAGGAACAGGAGCAGAGGACTCTCCTTCTGccgcaggggaaaaaaagagcagctccacTCTCGTGCTCTTCCCGTTGATGTTACTCAGCCTTAAATATTAGGATTGTGGAGGAAACATTTTCAGGCTGAGAAGCAGTATCCCTCTCCATTCTTTGGTTGTCCTGAAGGGGGGGCTGTGCCTTTGCAGAAGCAGAGCAACCGCATGTGCAGCAGCCCTGGGAGATGTCCACTTGCAtgaaggaaagcattttcaggccaagaagcagcagcagagagAGTGTACGCACAGATTTCCTGAGCTGCGGAAAGCAGCTGACAGTGATGCTCTCAGGGTGAAGACATTGTGAGTGAAGAAGCCTTGGCCTTCTCAGGAGCTGCCAAGCTCACCACCCCTCTGACACCACCTGAGCCTCCTCTTACCACAGACGCGAGGATCGTGGAGAAAAGAGATTTTAGGTGGCAGTTCCTTCCTGCAACATGTTTCATCACTTGGAATACTCTTTCACTTCTACcttttaagacaggggtgtcaaacctctTTAAGGAAGGCTATCAAATAAAAGTC harbors:
- the LOC116523059 gene encoding olfactory receptor 14C36-like; this encodes MENQTTVSYFLLLEFSKKWHLQLLHFFLFFVLYLATVTANLLIISAVAFDTQLHSPMYFFLMNLALQDLGIVSVIVPKSMINSLMDIRHISYFGCVAQVFLFLSFGASDFFLLTAMAYDRYVAICHPLHYETVMNWKACTEIIILVWIVGLLYGMLHTIGTFSILFCSNVVNQFFCESPKLLKLSCSGLNLLEVGIVMASIIGALGCFSFIIGSYTVIFKAVLRIPSDQGRQKALSTCIPHLTVVSMLFLSSCFAYGRPPPNTQSYLDFGLTALYSLLPPLLNPIIYSMRNKNIKHALSKLWGF